One genomic segment of Clostridium saccharoperbutylacetonicum N1-4(HMT) includes these proteins:
- a CDS encoding Fic family protein, which produces MQNIDYKKFLQVLQETKGIHNSLNEILKYDFIYHSNKIEGSTFTTEALQLLFEKNIVKGTHKLDDVQETVNSFYTFDMVIDTLDKKLTLDMIKEWHGSLMYRTSLYDMGLAGIFKKYQNKILGADFETASPLEVEDKLNILINNFNSLEKVTIEDIARFHLEFEVIHPFQDGNGRIGRFIYLKQLLDNRLELKYMNGESADKYKSALGVASKDDIKSLVQYIEDQKDFIVENKNMF; this is translated from the coding sequence ATGCAAAATATAGATTATAAAAAATTTCTGCAAGTACTACAAGAAACTAAAGGAATTCATAATTCATTAAATGAAATACTAAAATATGATTTTATATATCATTCAAATAAAATAGAAGGAAGTACGTTTACAACAGAAGCTCTGCAACTTTTATTTGAAAAGAATATAGTTAAGGGAACTCATAAACTAGACGATGTTCAAGAAACAGTAAATTCATTTTATACATTTGATATGGTAATTGATACTTTAGATAAAAAGCTGACTTTAGACATGATAAAAGAATGGCATGGTAGTCTAATGTATAGGACTAGTTTATATGATATGGGACTTGCTGGAATATTTAAAAAATATCAAAATAAAATACTTGGAGCTGATTTTGAAACAGCAAGTCCTTTAGAAGTTGAAGATAAATTAAATATTTTAATCAATAATTTTAATTCACTGGAAAAAGTAACAATTGAGGACATAGCAAGATTTCATTTAGAATTTGAAGTTATTCATCCATTTCAAGATGGCAATGGTAGAATAGGACGATTCATATATTTAAAGCAGTTATTAGATAATAGATTAGAACTAAAGTATATGAATGGTGAATCAGCTGACAAATATAAGAGCGCATTAGGTGTGGCTTCTAAAGATGATATAAAATCATTAGTTCAGTATATAGAAGATCAAAAAGATTTTATAGTAGAAAATAAAAATATGTTTTAA
- a CDS encoding SDR family NAD(P)-dependent oxidoreductase, whose translation MNKAIIIGASSGIGRELAKIFSKEKYDLGLVARRSNLLFELQKELPTKSYVKSIDISKQDEAMIQLTELISEMDGVDLIIITSGIGDLNEELNWNKEKEVIDVNVSGVTSMINISLKHFMKKNSGQLVVISSVGGLRGSRGAPSYNASKAFLSNYLEGIRCKVRKSNSNITITDIRPGLIDTDMAKGEGLFWVQPLEKVSYQIYDKIKQKKKIAYITKRWGIVAFILKHMPDRLYYKL comes from the coding sequence ATGAATAAGGCAATTATTATTGGTGCAAGTAGCGGTATTGGAAGAGAATTAGCAAAAATTTTTTCAAAAGAGAAATATGATCTTGGATTAGTTGCAAGAAGAAGTAACTTGTTATTTGAACTTCAAAAAGAACTACCTACAAAGTCATATGTTAAAAGTATTGATATTTCAAAACAAGACGAGGCAATGATACAATTAACTGAATTGATTAGTGAAATGGATGGCGTAGATTTAATTATAATAACTTCAGGTATTGGAGATTTAAATGAAGAATTAAATTGGAATAAAGAAAAAGAAGTAATTGATGTTAATGTATCTGGAGTGACATCAATGATAAATATTTCATTAAAACATTTCATGAAAAAAAACTCTGGCCAATTAGTGGTAATATCATCTGTTGGAGGTCTAAGAGGAAGTAGAGGAGCACCTTCATATAATGCCTCTAAAGCATTTCTTTCTAATTATCTAGAAGGAATTAGATGTAAAGTTAGAAAAAGTAACTCTAATATAACAATAACAGATATTAGACCTGGATTAATAGATACAGATATGGCTAAAGGAGAAGGATTATTTTGGGTTCAACCGCTTGAGAAAGTATCATATCAAATATATGATAAAATCAAACAAAAAAAGAAAATAGCATATATAACTAAAAGGTGGGGAATTGTTGCATTTATTTTAAAGCATATGCCTGATAGACTTTATTATAAATTATAA
- a CDS encoding winged helix-turn-helix transcriptional regulator, whose product MGDYMNYDKEFPADNIYERKCPVIYALDILGQKWKLPILWCLSSKDFTRYNELKRKIKGITNMMLTKSLKELEEHKLIVRTQYETIPPRVEYSLTERGKALLPTFKELYIWGEEQLKLDKSKSNYK is encoded by the coding sequence ATGGGTGATTATATGAATTATGATAAAGAATTCCCTGCTGATAATATATATGAAAGAAAATGTCCTGTTATATATGCACTTGATATTTTAGGTCAAAAATGGAAACTACCTATCTTGTGGTGTTTATCTAGCAAAGATTTTACTAGATATAATGAATTAAAACGAAAAATTAAAGGTATTACTAATATGATGCTTACAAAGTCCTTAAAAGAATTAGAAGAACATAAGCTAATTGTTAGAACTCAATATGAAACCATTCCTCCTAGGGTTGAATATTCTTTGACAGAAAGAGGTAAAGCCTTGCTTCCCACATTTAAGGAATTATATATATGGGGTGAAGAACAACTTAAACTTGATAAGTCGAAATCAAATTATAAATAA